One genomic segment of Amycolatopsis granulosa includes these proteins:
- a CDS encoding class I adenylate-forming enzyme family protein, whose translation MPITAGSWPPHLPRSLDYPDVPAGSILAGAAKRYRDRIAFAHQDRSLTYAQTYAGACRFANALRAQGIGPGATVAIHLPNCLAYPIAYYGILLAGATFTPANPLLPPADLAHQLADSGAVAVVTLGRVAPALTAVRDRTPVRLVVVVAPDDLAGDQVEFQSFLAGQPDTRPALDIDTRTHLAHLSYTGGTTGRSKGVRLPHRNVVVNTLQYACWGTGSVPALDEDGDLTLDQVGGADEWPTRLGTGSGINLTPWFHAMGTIGGLNVPVMGGGSTTLHDRFDPVAYLADAERLRVTSIGGAPALFAALLACPDLATRDLSSVRGISSGAAPMPHEMLKALAARFPDAVITEGYGLTEVTMGATINPAFRSGLRKQGTVGVPVFDTEVRIVPLEGGADPVPEGEQGEVCIRGPQVMAGYHDRPEETAAVLVDGWLHTGDVGVLDKDGYLSIVDRKKDMLLYKGYNVYPRELEELLIAHPGVAAAAVVGRKQDEVGELPVAFVVRADDNVTAEEILSAVNDNVLPYKRIRELRFVDEIPVSAAGKILKRELRQRL comes from the coding sequence ATGCCGATCACTGCTGGGTCATGGCCGCCCCACCTCCCGCGATCGCTGGACTACCCCGACGTCCCCGCCGGCTCGATCCTCGCCGGTGCCGCGAAGCGATACCGGGACCGAATCGCGTTCGCCCACCAGGACCGTTCCCTGACGTACGCGCAGACGTACGCGGGCGCATGCCGGTTCGCCAACGCGCTACGGGCACAAGGGATCGGGCCGGGTGCGACCGTCGCCATCCACCTGCCGAACTGCCTCGCCTACCCCATCGCCTATTACGGGATTCTGCTCGCCGGCGCGACCTTCACCCCGGCGAACCCGCTGCTGCCGCCCGCCGACCTCGCCCACCAGCTCGCCGACTCGGGCGCCGTCGCGGTGGTCACCCTCGGCAGGGTGGCACCGGCGCTGACCGCCGTCCGCGACCGGACGCCGGTCCGCCTGGTGGTCGTCGTCGCTCCGGACGACCTCGCCGGCGACCAGGTCGAGTTCCAGTCGTTCCTCGCCGGTCAGCCGGACACCCGCCCCGCACTCGACATCGACACCCGCACCCACCTCGCCCACCTGTCCTACACCGGCGGCACCACCGGCCGGTCCAAGGGCGTTCGCCTGCCGCACCGCAACGTCGTGGTCAACACGCTCCAATACGCCTGCTGGGGCACCGGGTCGGTCCCGGCCCTCGACGAGGACGGCGACCTCACGCTCGACCAGGTCGGCGGCGCGGACGAGTGGCCCACCCGGCTGGGCACCGGCTCGGGCATCAACCTCACGCCGTGGTTCCACGCGATGGGCACCATCGGGGGGCTGAACGTCCCGGTCATGGGCGGCGGCTCCACCACGCTGCACGACCGGTTCGACCCGGTCGCCTACCTCGCCGATGCCGAGCGGCTGCGGGTGACGTCCATCGGCGGCGCGCCCGCCCTGTTCGCCGCGTTGCTGGCCTGCCCGGACCTGGCCACCCGGGACCTGTCGTCGGTGCGCGGGATCAGCTCCGGCGCCGCACCGATGCCGCACGAGATGCTCAAGGCGCTGGCCGCCCGGTTCCCGGACGCGGTCATCACCGAGGGCTACGGGCTCACCGAGGTGACCATGGGTGCCACCATCAACCCGGCGTTCCGGTCCGGGCTGCGCAAGCAGGGCACCGTGGGCGTGCCGGTATTCGACACCGAGGTCAGGATCGTGCCGCTGGAGGGCGGTGCGGACCCGGTGCCGGAGGGCGAGCAGGGCGAAGTGTGCATCCGCGGCCCGCAGGTCATGGCGGGCTACCACGACCGGCCCGAGGAGACCGCGGCCGTGCTGGTCGACGGGTGGCTGCACACCGGGGACGTCGGCGTGCTGGACAAGGACGGCTATCTGTCCATTGTGGACCGGAAGAAGGACATGCTGCTCTACAAGGGGTACAACGTGTACCCGCGCGAGCTGGAGGAGCTGCTGATCGCGCACCCCGGCGTGGCCGCGGCGGCGGTCGTCGGACGCAAGCAGGACGAGGTCGGCGAGTTGCCCGTGGCGTTCGTCGTACGCGCGGACGACAACGTGACCGCGGAGGAGATCCTGTCCGCGGTCAACGACAACGTGCTGCCCTACAAGCGGATCCGCGAGCTGAGGTTCGTCGACGAGATCCCGGTCTCGGCGGCCGGCAAGATCCTCAAGCGCGAGCTGCGGCAGCGGCTCTAG